Part of the Sorghum bicolor cultivar BTx623 chromosome 1, Sorghum_bicolor_NCBIv3, whole genome shotgun sequence genome, GAGACATTTGTTGCTTTGGATATGTTTGTATAAGGTAGTACATATCCACTTGTGATTCAATAATGTCCAAAATATATTGGAGATGAGCACAAAAAGTCCAATGTCCATTGGATATATTTTGATTCGAGAGAGTTGTCTCTAATGTCTATCTTAGGTTTTTAACATAGGGTCCACGTGTTGATCTTACCGCACTAATATGGATAAAGTAGTATGTTATAGCTGTTTCAAACAATTTTTAGCCAAATTTGCTAAAATTTTAAGATGTGAACACGATGTTTTAAATTTTAGCTAGGGTCCACTTTTTGACATGGTGCCAAGAATTATATATACTTGCACCAGTAGATGTAGAGTAGTGGGTTGTCCTACTAAATCATCTCCAAACAATTTCGATTAATTTCATCGAAATTTAAAAGTATGAACGTGTTTTAAATACTAAGGGTCCAGATTTTAACGTGGTACCCACGTGTATATATAGCCACAACAATTTACATAAAGTAGCTAGCTATCATACTAATCAATCTTAACCAAATTTTAATTAATTTTGCTAAAATTTAATGTGTGAGTAAGAGAGATTTTAATTCTAGCAAGGTGCAGCTTTAGACGTGAAGTCAACATGTAGTTATAGCACGCGTTTGCTATTATATTGGGTCTGGATggattcttttttaaaaaataattgaaTTGCACTGGACATTAGTGATTTAGAATTGGATTTAGATTGGATGTTGCATCTTTTTTTCTTGGCCGATCTTAATTGCACTTTCCCATTTGAATATGGATCTAATCTATTACCACTATTATATTCTCCTATAATGAGCCTTGTGCATGTATTAATTAAATTACACAAATAGACAAAACAATATTAGCATTACtatatttttcaaaataaatataATAATGCTAATATTGTGAATGCTTTGATCTTTCTAAATGATTTTTTTTCGAAACATAATAGCTTTACGAAGTCATCATTGGCTCCACTTTATTGAAGGGTGCATGGCTTATCGTTAAAAAGATATCATTATGTCAttaaattctaaaataaatctaaaaaaattgccTCGCTAATGTATGAACACAGTTAAATCTTTGTTAAAGATCCAGAAAAAATATGAGCATCCATGTTCTCAGTTAAAAACCCATATTAGCATATTTAAAAAACCTAATCAGCCGAGCACTAAGCTCGTTAGTTCTGGACGAATCTAGTGGTCTTAGATATGTTATTGATCTGACAAAACAGTTGATACCATGTACAAAATTTGAAGGCAGAGGAAAAGCGTTCCTGATTATTCATGCATACTTAGCGAGAGAGATCACGGAGAAAATTGGCTCATTACTATTTTTCACTCCGAACCGAAAAGAAAAATAAGGATTCGATTTATTATCTAGACGTACTAGCGGAAGGCTAATATATATTTATCTAATCCAATGCGGAGTCGTACTCGTATATATATTTATGTATCCACATTCCTCTGCAAATTAAGACGCCCAGTGTAGGATTATCCAACaaagtcacaaaaaaaaaagtgtagGATTATCCAACCAGGATCGGAGTAGGAACTCGGAACTGCTTTCCTACACATATACGACTGTATCGTATCGATCTATATGTTCATCACACGTCCTGTCCTTCGTCGATCGCACTTCGCCATCGTTTGCACATACATACGTACACCAGTTGCCAGATTCGTTAGCACGTAGCACACGCAGGCAGGGCAGAGCCATGGTGGTGGTGCAGCAGGTCATCGACGTGCCTGCGGCGGACGACGgcgcccggcaacggcgcccggCGGTGCGCGTGCCGGTGCCCCCGCCGCGGTCGCTGCTGAGCACGGCCGGGGCCAAACTCAAGGAGACGCTGTTCCCGGATGACCCGTTCCGCGCCGTGGCGCGCGAGCCCgcgggccgccgccgcgcgctggCCGTGCTCCGCTACCTCCTCCCGTGCCTCGACTGGCTGCCGTCCTACTCCTTCGCCAAGCTCCGCTCCGACGTCGTCTCCGGAGTCACCATCGCCAGCCTCGCCGTCCCGCAGGGCATCAGCTACGCAAGGCTCGCCGGACTCGACCCCGTCATCGGACTATGTGAGTATCCATGCCAGCCATTGTACAGAGCAACAAACAACGTGACGACCGATCGAACCCTCTCTCTCATTGCTTACTACTGTATTACAGACTCGAGCTTCGTGCCGGCGCTGGTGTACGCGGCGCTGGGGAGCTCGCGGGAGCTGGCGGTGGGCAGCACGGCCGTGATCTCGCTGCTGTTCGCGTCCATGCTgggtccggcggcggcggcgtcgcccGTGGAGGACCCGGCGCTGTACGCCAGCCTAGCCTTCACGGCCACCTTCTTCGCGGGCGCCTTCCAGGCGGCGCTGGGAGTCCTCCGCCTCGGCTTCCTCATCGACTTCCTCTCGCACGCCGCCATCGTCGGCTTCATGGGCGGCGCCGCCACCGTCGTGGCCCTGCAGCAGCTCaggggcttcctcggcctcccgCACTTCACGCACGCCACCGACCTGCCCGCCGTCATGCGCTCCGTCTTCTCCCAGTCCGGACACTGGCTTTGGCAACCCTTCCTTCTTGGAGCCTGCCTCTTCGTCTTCCTGCAGATCACGCGCTACATCGTGAGTCCTAGTACAACGATTCATTGCTGCTCTTGTTACAGTTAAGATTAAGatgcatacaaaaatgatagtatatatataagtaATGAATCCCCTGTCTAATGATGAATCTTCCTTCTTGCAGAGCAAGAGGCGGCCCAATCTGTTTTGGATATCGGTGGCGGCGCCATTGGCGTCAATCGTTGTCTCCACACTTCTGGTCTATCTCATCAATGGCGAAAAGTACAGTATTCAAACGGTGAGCATGCATGACCAAAAATAAGACATGAATCCTTATAGctataaaaaaatatagtagtaCAATATTAATGTATGAGACTAGCTAGCTGATGGCTAAACTTGCTGCAAACTGTGCTTGCTAGATCGGCTCCGTGAAGAAGGGCATAAATCCCTTGTCGATCAAGAGTCTGCTCTTGTCGTCGCCACACACATGGCTCGCCGCCAGGACCGGGATCATCACCGGCATTATCTCACTCGCTGTAAGCACTTCGTTTTGTTCACAGATCGAATGATCAATCATCCGGGGCATGCAGATGCATGATGCATGGTTTAATTCGATCGTGTGTGCACTGCATGTCTGAATTAATGCAGGAAGGATCTGCGGTGGCGAGGAGCTTCGCCATGGCCAAGAACTACCACGTGGACGGGAACAAGGAGATGATCGCGTTCGGGGCGATGAACATGGCGGGCTCCTGCACCTCCTGCTACCTGACGGCGTCTCCCTTCTCGCGTTCGGCGGTGAACCGCGACGCCGGGTGCCGGACGGCCGCGTCCAACGCGGTGATGGCGGTGGCCGTGGCGGCGACGCTCCTCTTCCTGACGCCGCTCTTCCGCCACACGCCGCAGGCGGCGCTGTCGGCCATCATCACCTCGGCGATGCTGGGCGTCATCGACGTCCGCGCCGCGGCGCGCCTGGCGCGCGTGGACAGGGTCGACTTCTGCGTCTGCGTCGCCACTTTCCTGGGCGTCGTCTTCCGCAGCATCGACGTCGGCCtcgtcgtcgccgtcggcgTGCTGGTGCTCCGGATCCTGCTCGCCGTCGCACGCCCGAGGACCACGGCTCTCGGCAAGGTGCCGGGCTCCACGGCGTACCGGAGGATGGACCAGTACGCCATGGCGCAGGCCACGCCGGGGGTGCTCGTGCTGCGCGTCGACTCGCCCATCTGCTTCGCCAACGCCAGCTACCTGCGGGAGAGGGTCTCGCGGTGGGTCGACGACCACGAGGACCGGATCAGGGCCTGTGGCGGCGAGAGCCTGCGGTGCGTCGTGCTTGACATGGGAGCTGTCACGAGCATCGACTCGTCTGGTACTGGCATGCTGGAGGATCTCAAGAGGAGCCTTGACAGGAGAAGCCTCCAGATAGCATTGGCCAATCCGGGCAGTGAGATTATGAGGAAACTTGACAAGTCCAAGGTGCTTCAGATCATCGGCGACGAGTGGATCTTCTTGACAGTAGCCGACGCGTCAGATTATGCACACAGAAACTGCAAGATTGCAACTACTTTGCAAACTGTAGTGCCGCCGGACGAGATGGTCTGAATATCATTGACATTGACACTATGATCTACAGTATGTCTGATTGTATGCCTTGAAGatggaagaatagcaaaagctAATCCTATTTTTTTCAGTATATATAGTAA contains:
- the LOC8064895 gene encoding sulfate transporter 3.2, whose product is MVVVQQVIDVPAADDGARQRRPAVRVPVPPPRSLLSTAGAKLKETLFPDDPFRAVAREPAGRRRALAVLRYLLPCLDWLPSYSFAKLRSDVVSGVTIASLAVPQGISYARLAGLDPVIGLYSSFVPALVYAALGSSRELAVGSTAVISLLFASMLGPAAAASPVEDPALYASLAFTATFFAGAFQAALGVLRLGFLIDFLSHAAIVGFMGGAATVVALQQLRGFLGLPHFTHATDLPAVMRSVFSQSGHWLWQPFLLGACLFVFLQITRYISKRRPNLFWISVAAPLASIVVSTLLVYLINGEKYSIQTIGSVKKGINPLSIKSLLLSSPHTWLAARTGIITGIISLAEGSAVARSFAMAKNYHVDGNKEMIAFGAMNMAGSCTSCYLTASPFSRSAVNRDAGCRTAASNAVMAVAVAATLLFLTPLFRHTPQAALSAIITSAMLGVIDVRAAARLARVDRVDFCVCVATFLGVVFRSIDVGLVVAVGVLVLRILLAVARPRTTALGKVPGSTAYRRMDQYAMAQATPGVLVLRVDSPICFANASYLRERVSRWVDDHEDRIRACGGESLRCVVLDMGAVTSIDSSGTGMLEDLKRSLDRRSLQIALANPGSEIMRKLDKSKVLQIIGDEWIFLTVADASDYAHRNCKIATTLQTVVPPDEMV